One genomic region from Salvia hispanica cultivar TCC Black 2014 chromosome 2, UniMelb_Shisp_WGS_1.0, whole genome shotgun sequence encodes:
- the LOC125208086 gene encoding pathogenesis-related homeodomain protein-like isoform X2, which translates to MPGAAKTTRKKSNVEDDERTLESLKRELKPQNKGHSSKSKRKAREIKSGIKVHSSLSKCKSKSSGKDDGNVSFKRRKVVKKTIFNRTKTFKKQPSFGGLKDKSTNANKANDKDANSRKSKRRKKKKKNNVELDEASRLQRRTRYLLIKVKLEQNLIDAYSAEGWKGQSREKIKPEKELQRAEQQILKCKLGIREAIHQLDLLSSDGRINDAAVAPDGSMHHEHIICAKCKLREELPDNDIILCDGTCNRAFHQECMDPPLSTENRDEGWFCKFCKKKTEILEATNAHLGTHFPLDSSWQDVFKDEAALPDGANSVLFQEEEWPSDDSEDDDYDPDRNECSCSGNMSTSESDASRCSSSFLGSLEDEDGRFEVRSNRSFDETLELIGGDSDEIQNGEVVSHPRQRAAVDYIKLYNEMFGKNATESEQISEDEDWGPTKKKRKTTETNAASTLITLGETDNKFCVEALSDLKEKQLTEKMKRPIFRLPHDAVEKLRLVFAENELPERALRVSLSKQLGLEFEKVNKWFKNARYLALKARKQTGSAEVPVSPGIQKESSSDTKEGVWDQIQSRNNTASAKTKVSKGILQRRNTHLLNHSNKIKQRRKPLLQSGRNQMSVDPGDDVSLKHLRDKAKEAKKKLNSKSRGCMLESETKMKRLCEIKSRIEILHRRLLELPCSRLGKAKGNNSGDCSVLFVPIAELKEKM; encoded by the exons ATGCCCGGGGCGGCCAAAACAACTCGTAAGAAGTCGAATGTAGAAGATGATGAAAGAACTTTGGAAAGCTTGAAACGAGAACTAAAACCCCAAAACAAGGGCCACTCCTCAAAATCTAAAAGAAAAGCACGAGAAATAAAATCCGGCATCAAGGTTCACTCATCCTTATCTAAGTGTAAAAGCAAGAGCTCAGGAAAAGATGATGGAAATGTGAGCTTCAAGAGGAGAAAGGTTGTCAAGAAAACCATTTTCAATAGGACCAAAACCTTCAAGAAGCAACCATCTTTCGGTGGTCTGAAAGATAAATCTACTAATGCTAATAAGGCCAATGATAAAGATGCGAACTCACGGAAGtcaaagagaaggaaaaagaagaaaaaaaacaatgtgGAGCTTGACGAAGCTTCTCGCTTGCAAAGGCGGACAAGATACCtattaataaaagtgaaactGGAGCAGAACCTAATTGATGCATACTCAGCAGAAGGTTGGAAAGGTCAGAG CCGAGAAAAGATTAAACCAGAGAAAGAACTACAAAGAGCTGAACAGCAGATATTGAAGTGCAAACTTGGGATTCGTGAAGCCATTCATCAATTGGATTTGCTAAGTTCGGATGGGCGTATAAATGATGCAGCAGTTGCTCCTGATGGATCTATGCACCATGAACAT ATAATCTGTGCCAAATGTAAGTTGCGTGAAGAGCTCCCAGATAATGACATTATTCTTTGTGATGGGACATGCAACCGTGCTTTTCACCAAGAGTGCATGGATCCTCCATTGTCTACAGAAAATA GGGATGAAGGGTGGTTTTGCAAATTTTGTAAGAAGAAGACAGAGATACTGGAAGCAACAAATGCTCACCTTGGGACTCATTTTCCCCTGGATAGTAGTTGGCAA GATGTTTTCAAGGACGAAGCTGCATTACCTGATGGTGCAAATTCTGTGTTATTTCAAGAAGAGGAATGGCCATCCGATGATTCTGAAGATGATGACTATGATCCAGATAGAAATGAATGCAGTTGCAGTGGCAATATGTCTACATCTGAATCTGATGCTTCTCGGTGTAGTTCCAGTTTCCTGGGCTCGCTTGAGGATGAAGATGGAAGATTTGAAGTTAGAAGCAATAGATCTTTTGATGAAACTCTGGAGTTAATTGGAGGAGATTCTGATGAGATCCAGAATGGTGAAGTTGTATCCCATCCTAGACAGAGAGCAGCTGTCGACTATATCAAGCTATACAAT GAAATGTTCGGAAAGAATGCTACTGAAAGTGAACAAATCAGTGAAGATGAAGACTGGGGTCCCACCAAAAAGAAGCGGAAAACAACGGAGACTAATGCTGCCAGCACTTTGATAACTCTAGGTGAAACTGATAACAAATTTTGTGTGGAAGCTCTTTCAGATTTGAAAGAGAAACAGTTGACCGAGAAGATGAAAAGACCAATTTTCAGACTCCCGCATGATGCAGTCGAG AAGCTTAGACTTGTTTTTGCTGAGAATGAACTTCCAGAAAGAGCTTTGAGAGTGAGTCTTTCGAAGCAGCTAGGCCTAGAATTTGAGAAG GTGAACAAATGGTTCAAGAATGCACGGTACCTGGCGTTGAAAGCGAGAAAGCAA ACCGGAAGTGCAGAAGTTCCAGTTAGCCCTGGTATTCAAAAGGAATCCTCATCAGATACTAAGGAGGGTGTCTGGGATCAAATCCAATCGAGGAACAATACTGCATCAGCAAAGACTAAGGTTTCAAAAGGAATTCTTCAAAGAAGGAATACCCACTTGCTGAACCATTCTAATAAGATAAAGCAGCGACGGAAACCATTGTTACAATCAGGCAGAAACCAG ATGAGTGTGGATCCTGGTGATGATGTGAGCCTGAAGCATCTACGAGACAAAGCGAAAGAAGCCAAGAAGAAGCTGAATAGCAAAAGCAGGGGTTGTATGCTGGAATCAGAAACCAAGATGAAAAGGCTCTGTGAAATCAAGAGTAGGATAGAGATACTGCATCGACGTCTCCTTGAACTTCCATGCTCGAGATTAGGTAAAGCCAAGGGTAATAACTCAGGTGACTGCTCTGTTCTTTTTGTACCAATAGCAGAATTAAAGGAGAAAATGTGa
- the LOC125204373 gene encoding protein CHLOROPLAST IMPORT APPARATUS 2-like has product MSSSCLSRAYRLEALDLDIIKSPSSTCWISSSSSPSSTLSESSNAISTRKPRTPRKRPNQTYNEAAAILSTAYPKIFPAAKAGNSHGGAFMFEPSELLMPLRQVDTLRMLLDLDLEKPVDIKGLRKACWSTPEISNSSQCEDEEEEFDAESILDEEIGGGIESIMGNLEMENKENDAPVNNTFCYGYPVGLGLESRAMRGADEWWKFPCVNVFDVNPNVVGGKKKKKVEIKKVEETEDSVSPEPNAGMLGLKLNYDCVAHAWSDKPWPFPDESPESDVRARLAQIELFSEKGGVREASVQRYKEKRRTRLFSKKIRYQVRKVNADRRPRMKGRFVRTPTSSDD; this is encoded by the exons ATGTCGTCGTCTTGTTTGAGCAGAGCATACAGATTAGAGGCGCTGGACCTTGACATTATAAAATCCCCTTCTTCAACTTGTTGGATTTCCAGCTCTTCTTCGCCGTCATCAACGCTATCGGAGTCCAGCAACGCCATCTCCACGAGGAAGCCGCGCACGCCGAGGAAGAGGCCGAACCAGACCTACAATGAGGCGGCGGCAATTCTGTCCACGGCGTACCCCAAGATTTTCCCGGCTGCCAAGGCGGGGAACTCCCACGGCGGCGCATTCATGTTCGAGCCTTCGGAGCTGCTCATGCCGCTCCGCCAAGTGGACACGTTGCGGATGCTTCTCGACCTCGATCTCGAGAAGCCGGTTGACATCAAGGGGCTGAGGAAGGCGTGCTGGAGCACCCCCGAGATATCGAACTCGTCGCAGTGTGAagacgaggaggaggagttCGACGCGGAGTCGATTTTGGATGAGGAGATTGGGGGTGGGATTGAGAGCATAATGGGGAATCTTGAAATGGAGAATAAGGAAAATGATGCTCCTGTGAATAACACGTTTTGCTATGGATATCCGGTGGGATTGGGATTGGAATCGAGGGCGATGAGGGGAGCTGATGAGTGGTGGAAGTTCCCTTGTGTTAATGTGTTTGATGTGAATCCGAATGTTGTTGgtggaaagaaaaagaagaaagtggaAATCAAGAAAGTGGAAGAAACAGAGGACTCTGTTTCCCCTGAGCCGAATGCTGGGATGCTCGGCCTCAAATTGAACTATGACTGCGTCGCGCACGCTTGGTCGGATAAGCCTTGGCCATTCCCCGATGAGTCCCCGGAGTCCGACGTTCGG GCAAGATTAGCACAGATAGAGCTGTTTTCGGAGAAGGGGGGAGTGAGAGAGGCGAGCGTGCAGCGCTACAAGGAGAAAAGGCGGACGCGCCTCTTCTCGAAGAAAATACGATACCAAGTCCGCAAAGTCAATGCCGATCGTCGCCCTAGAATGAAGGGACGCTTTGTTAGAACGCCCACTTCATCTGATGATTAg
- the LOC125208086 gene encoding pathogenesis-related homeodomain protein-like isoform X1, which yields MPGAAKTTRKKSNVEDDERTLESLKRELKPQNKGHSSKSKRKAREIKSGIKVHSSLSKCKSKSSGKDDGNVSFKRRKVVKKTIFNRTKTFKKQPSFGGLKDKSTNANKANDKDANSRKSKRRKKKKKNNVELDEASRLQRRTRYLLIKVKLEQNLIDAYSAEGWKGQSREKIKPEKELQRAEQQILKCKLGIREAIHQLDLLSSDGRINDAAVAPDGSMHHEHIICAKCKLREELPDNDIILCDGTCNRAFHQECMDPPLSTENIPPGDEGWFCKFCKKKTEILEATNAHLGTHFPLDSSWQDVFKDEAALPDGANSVLFQEEEWPSDDSEDDDYDPDRNECSCSGNMSTSESDASRCSSSFLGSLEDEDGRFEVRSNRSFDETLELIGGDSDEIQNGEVVSHPRQRAAVDYIKLYNEMFGKNATESEQISEDEDWGPTKKKRKTTETNAASTLITLGETDNKFCVEALSDLKEKQLTEKMKRPIFRLPHDAVEKLRLVFAENELPERALRVSLSKQLGLEFEKVNKWFKNARYLALKARKQTGSAEVPVSPGIQKESSSDTKEGVWDQIQSRNNTASAKTKVSKGILQRRNTHLLNHSNKIKQRRKPLLQSGRNQMSVDPGDDVSLKHLRDKAKEAKKKLNSKSRGCMLESETKMKRLCEIKSRIEILHRRLLELPCSRLGKAKGNNSGDCSVLFVPIAELKEKM from the exons ATGCCCGGGGCGGCCAAAACAACTCGTAAGAAGTCGAATGTAGAAGATGATGAAAGAACTTTGGAAAGCTTGAAACGAGAACTAAAACCCCAAAACAAGGGCCACTCCTCAAAATCTAAAAGAAAAGCACGAGAAATAAAATCCGGCATCAAGGTTCACTCATCCTTATCTAAGTGTAAAAGCAAGAGCTCAGGAAAAGATGATGGAAATGTGAGCTTCAAGAGGAGAAAGGTTGTCAAGAAAACCATTTTCAATAGGACCAAAACCTTCAAGAAGCAACCATCTTTCGGTGGTCTGAAAGATAAATCTACTAATGCTAATAAGGCCAATGATAAAGATGCGAACTCACGGAAGtcaaagagaaggaaaaagaagaaaaaaaacaatgtgGAGCTTGACGAAGCTTCTCGCTTGCAAAGGCGGACAAGATACCtattaataaaagtgaaactGGAGCAGAACCTAATTGATGCATACTCAGCAGAAGGTTGGAAAGGTCAGAG CCGAGAAAAGATTAAACCAGAGAAAGAACTACAAAGAGCTGAACAGCAGATATTGAAGTGCAAACTTGGGATTCGTGAAGCCATTCATCAATTGGATTTGCTAAGTTCGGATGGGCGTATAAATGATGCAGCAGTTGCTCCTGATGGATCTATGCACCATGAACAT ATAATCTGTGCCAAATGTAAGTTGCGTGAAGAGCTCCCAGATAATGACATTATTCTTTGTGATGGGACATGCAACCGTGCTTTTCACCAAGAGTGCATGGATCCTCCATTGTCTACAGAAAATA TTCCTCCAGGGGATGAAGGGTGGTTTTGCAAATTTTGTAAGAAGAAGACAGAGATACTGGAAGCAACAAATGCTCACCTTGGGACTCATTTTCCCCTGGATAGTAGTTGGCAA GATGTTTTCAAGGACGAAGCTGCATTACCTGATGGTGCAAATTCTGTGTTATTTCAAGAAGAGGAATGGCCATCCGATGATTCTGAAGATGATGACTATGATCCAGATAGAAATGAATGCAGTTGCAGTGGCAATATGTCTACATCTGAATCTGATGCTTCTCGGTGTAGTTCCAGTTTCCTGGGCTCGCTTGAGGATGAAGATGGAAGATTTGAAGTTAGAAGCAATAGATCTTTTGATGAAACTCTGGAGTTAATTGGAGGAGATTCTGATGAGATCCAGAATGGTGAAGTTGTATCCCATCCTAGACAGAGAGCAGCTGTCGACTATATCAAGCTATACAAT GAAATGTTCGGAAAGAATGCTACTGAAAGTGAACAAATCAGTGAAGATGAAGACTGGGGTCCCACCAAAAAGAAGCGGAAAACAACGGAGACTAATGCTGCCAGCACTTTGATAACTCTAGGTGAAACTGATAACAAATTTTGTGTGGAAGCTCTTTCAGATTTGAAAGAGAAACAGTTGACCGAGAAGATGAAAAGACCAATTTTCAGACTCCCGCATGATGCAGTCGAG AAGCTTAGACTTGTTTTTGCTGAGAATGAACTTCCAGAAAGAGCTTTGAGAGTGAGTCTTTCGAAGCAGCTAGGCCTAGAATTTGAGAAG GTGAACAAATGGTTCAAGAATGCACGGTACCTGGCGTTGAAAGCGAGAAAGCAA ACCGGAAGTGCAGAAGTTCCAGTTAGCCCTGGTATTCAAAAGGAATCCTCATCAGATACTAAGGAGGGTGTCTGGGATCAAATCCAATCGAGGAACAATACTGCATCAGCAAAGACTAAGGTTTCAAAAGGAATTCTTCAAAGAAGGAATACCCACTTGCTGAACCATTCTAATAAGATAAAGCAGCGACGGAAACCATTGTTACAATCAGGCAGAAACCAG ATGAGTGTGGATCCTGGTGATGATGTGAGCCTGAAGCATCTACGAGACAAAGCGAAAGAAGCCAAGAAGAAGCTGAATAGCAAAAGCAGGGGTTGTATGCTGGAATCAGAAACCAAGATGAAAAGGCTCTGTGAAATCAAGAGTAGGATAGAGATACTGCATCGACGTCTCCTTGAACTTCCATGCTCGAGATTAGGTAAAGCCAAGGGTAATAACTCAGGTGACTGCTCTGTTCTTTTTGTACCAATAGCAGAATTAAAGGAGAAAATGTGa